The following proteins come from a genomic window of Geothrix edaphica:
- the amrB gene encoding AmmeMemoRadiSam system protein B — translation MAVRAAAVAGLFYPRESRELSRSIQAMFADAARGDPRLRPPKALIVPHAGYPYSGPIAASAYAPLDRLRGIIQRVVVLGPAHHVAVSGLALPGAAAFDTPLGRVPVDGAAVDLLRPLSMVTTSPAAHAREHSIEVQLPFLQQVLGAFQLVPLAVGRATAEAVAEVLELLWGGLETLIVVSSDLSHYLPYDHARDLDRRTCTDISDLALLASHDQACGATAVNGLLLAARRHRLEPHLLDLRNSGDTAGDRGRVVGYAAFAFIPEAAHDPATHTH, via the coding sequence ATGGCTGTCCGTGCGGCCGCGGTGGCCGGGCTGTTCTACCCGCGGGAGAGCCGTGAGCTGAGCCGCAGCATCCAGGCGATGTTCGCCGACGCGGCCCGGGGCGATCCCCGGCTCCGCCCCCCCAAGGCCCTGATCGTCCCCCATGCCGGCTACCCCTATTCCGGGCCCATCGCCGCCAGCGCCTACGCGCCCCTGGATCGCCTGCGAGGCATCATCCAGCGGGTGGTGGTCCTCGGCCCCGCCCACCATGTGGCTGTTTCCGGCCTGGCCCTGCCCGGGGCTGCGGCCTTCGACACGCCCCTGGGCCGGGTCCCCGTGGACGGCGCCGCCGTGGACCTCCTCCGCCCCCTGTCCATGGTGACCACCAGCCCGGCGGCCCATGCGCGCGAGCATTCGATCGAGGTGCAGCTGCCCTTCCTCCAGCAGGTGCTCGGCGCCTTCCAGCTCGTCCCCCTGGCCGTGGGCCGGGCCACCGCCGAGGCGGTGGCCGAGGTGCTGGAGCTGCTCTGGGGCGGGCTGGAGACCCTGATCGTCGTGAGCTCGGACCTGTCCCACTACCTGCCCTACGACCACGCGCGGGACCTGGATCGCCGCACCTGCACCGACATCTCGGACCTGGCCCTCCTGGCCTCCCACGACCAGGCCTGCGGCGCCACGGCGGTGAACGGGCTGCTGCTGGCCGCCCGGCGCCATCGGCTGGAGCCCCACCTGCTGGACCTGCGGAACTCCGGGGACACGGCCGGGGACCGCGGCCGCGTGGTGGGCTACGCCGCGTTCGCATTCATCCCGGAGGCCGCCCATGACCCAGCCACCCACACTCACTGA
- the aspS gene encoding aspartate--tRNA ligase: MKLDRLGDFQRTHRNGDLRLDHAGQAVRLLGWCRRVRNLGSLVFLDLRDRWGLVQLVANEETADPELLARLKAVRSEFVLAVEGVVAERESKNPNMATGDIEIRLTGLKILNTAAPLPFPLEDEGVGEDLRLTYRFLDLRREQLQRNMILRSEVANLTRNHFRELEFIEVETPILTKSTPEGARDYLVPSRVHAGEFFALPQSPQLFKQLLQVSGFERYVQICRCFRDEDLRADRQPEFTQIDIEMSFVRQEDVQGVIEPLMVKLARMVGKDVSAPFPRLPYRDAMEWYGSDKPDLRCAIKIQDATSLFAASGFNLFRAAAESQGQRRVRALFFPGEAAGSLSRKQLDELGEAAKQLGAGGLPYAKWGKDGLSSSFKKFLDEGAEAALKDHFRATGEGLAVFAVGTDAQTSRVLGELRVRLASQLAAQEKDPALSSLFMDKNAYAFLWVVDFPLLEWSEEASRFVACHHPFTSPHPEDLDLLDTDPGRCRAVAYDLVLNGFEVGGGSIRIHDAETQSRMFRTIGIGEEEARAKFGFLLDALSYGAPPHGGLALGLDRLVMLLAGVDNIREVIAFPKTAQARCLMTDAPSPVDERQLRELHLMQDAKQTYRVGAVFFESAEGGSPELRGQALQQIGQMTPRQAQGLVTLDAQGQILDAQTLSGPTFEF, encoded by the coding sequence ATGAAACTCGATCGGCTCGGCGACTTCCAACGCACCCACCGCAACGGCGACCTGCGCCTCGACCACGCGGGCCAGGCCGTCCGCCTGCTCGGCTGGTGCCGCCGGGTGCGCAACCTGGGCTCCCTGGTCTTCCTGGACCTGCGCGACCGCTGGGGCCTGGTGCAGCTGGTGGCCAACGAGGAGACCGCCGACCCCGAGCTGCTGGCCCGGCTCAAGGCCGTGCGCAGCGAGTTCGTGCTGGCCGTCGAGGGCGTGGTGGCCGAGCGGGAGAGCAAGAATCCCAACATGGCCACCGGTGACATCGAGATCCGTCTCACGGGCCTGAAGATCCTCAACACCGCCGCCCCCCTGCCGTTCCCCCTGGAGGACGAGGGCGTGGGCGAGGACCTGCGCCTCACCTACCGGTTCCTGGACCTGCGCCGCGAGCAGCTCCAGCGCAACATGATCCTCCGCAGCGAGGTGGCGAACCTCACCCGGAACCACTTCCGGGAGCTGGAGTTCATCGAGGTCGAGACGCCCATCCTCACCAAGTCCACGCCGGAGGGCGCCCGCGACTACCTGGTGCCCAGCCGCGTCCACGCCGGCGAGTTCTTCGCGCTGCCCCAGAGCCCCCAGCTCTTCAAGCAGCTGCTCCAGGTCAGCGGCTTCGAGCGCTACGTGCAGATCTGCCGCTGCTTCCGCGACGAGGATCTGCGCGCCGACCGCCAGCCCGAGTTCACCCAGATCGATATCGAGATGAGCTTCGTGCGCCAGGAGGACGTCCAGGGCGTCATCGAGCCGCTCATGGTCAAGCTGGCCAGGATGGTCGGCAAGGACGTGAGCGCGCCCTTCCCCCGCCTGCCCTACCGGGACGCCATGGAGTGGTACGGCTCCGACAAGCCCGACCTGCGCTGCGCCATCAAGATCCAGGACGCCACCAGCCTCTTCGCGGCCAGCGGCTTCAACCTCTTCCGCGCCGCCGCCGAGAGCCAGGGCCAGCGCCGCGTCCGGGCCCTGTTCTTCCCCGGCGAGGCCGCGGGGTCGCTGAGCCGCAAGCAGCTGGACGAGCTGGGCGAGGCCGCCAAGCAGCTGGGTGCCGGCGGCCTGCCCTACGCCAAGTGGGGCAAGGACGGGCTTTCCAGCAGCTTCAAGAAGTTCCTCGACGAGGGCGCGGAAGCGGCCCTGAAGGACCACTTCCGCGCCACGGGGGAAGGGCTGGCCGTGTTCGCGGTGGGTACCGACGCGCAGACCTCCCGCGTGCTGGGCGAGCTGCGCGTCCGCCTCGCCTCCCAGCTGGCGGCCCAGGAGAAGGACCCGGCTCTCTCCTCGCTTTTCATGGACAAGAACGCGTACGCGTTCTTGTGGGTCGTGGACTTCCCCCTGCTGGAGTGGAGCGAGGAGGCGAGCCGCTTCGTGGCCTGTCACCACCCCTTCACCAGCCCGCACCCGGAGGATCTGGACCTGCTGGACACCGACCCCGGCCGGTGCCGCGCCGTGGCCTACGACCTGGTGCTCAACGGCTTCGAGGTGGGCGGCGGCAGCATCCGCATCCATGACGCCGAGACGCAGAGTCGCATGTTCCGGACCATCGGCATCGGCGAGGAGGAGGCCCGCGCCAAGTTCGGCTTCCTGCTGGATGCCCTCAGCTACGGCGCCCCGCCCCACGGCGGCCTGGCCCTGGGCCTGGACCGGCTGGTCATGCTCCTGGCGGGCGTGGACAACATCCGCGAGGTCATCGCCTTCCCCAAGACCGCCCAGGCCCGCTGCCTCATGACCGACGCCCCCAGCCCCGTGGACGAGCGCCAGCTCCGCGAGCTGCACCTGATGCAGGATGCCAAGCAGACCTACCGCGTGGGCGCCGTGTTCTTCGAGAGTGCCGAAGGCGGCAGCCCTGAGCTGCGGGGCCAGGCCCTCCAGCAGATCGGCCAGATGACGCCCCGGCAGGCCCAGGGCCTCGTCACCCTGGACGCCCAGGGCCAGATCCTGGACGCCCAGACCCTCAGCGGGCCCACCTTCGAGTTCTGA
- a CDS encoding multidrug efflux RND transporter permease subunit translates to MSISAPFIRRPVATTLLTVALALLGAIAYTFLPVSPLPQVEFPTIQVSAGLPGASPETMASSVATPLERQFGRIAGITEMTSASSLGGTNITLQFDLSRNIDAAGRDVQAAINAARGDLPSNLPNNPSYRKVNPADSPILMLALTSNLIPRERMYDVASSVLQQKLSQIQGVGQVFVWGGALPAVRVDVNPAVLNAQGMALEDVRLAIAGANINRPKGDIANGGTTWSLSTTDQLMKAADYQPLIVRYRNGNAVRLSDVATVTDSVENVRNRGLSNGVPAIIVPIFRQPDANIIETVDRVRAILPQLQASLPPTIELKVLIDATRTIRASVKDVQVAMSISIGLVILVVFVFLRSVRSTLIPSVAVPISLIGTFGAMYMLGYTIDNLSLMALTVATGFVVDDAIVVVENITRHLEGGMQPMEAALHGAKEIGFTVVSISISLIAVFIPILLMGGIVGRLFREFAVTLSVAIVVSMVVSLTTTPMMCSRLLRPHSEERHGRVFQATERAFQWIMRHYETSLAWVLRHQRFTLGVALGTMLATVGLYVVIPKGFFPQQDTGRLTGSIQAAQDISFAGMEKLMTGYVAIVQADPAVENVTAFIGGGNTGRMFASLKPNDQRKETADQVIARLRGKTAHLPGGTLYMQPVQDIRIGGRPSSSQYQYTLQGDDARELFDWAPRVLQKLRTVPQLADANTDLQNKGLEASLVIDRATASRLGITPQAIDSTLYDAFGQRFVSTIYTTLNQYHVVMEVDTPFMQTPDGLRHTYVRSTTGDLVPLSAFTRLERRNTALSVNHQGQQPSVTLSFNLPPGVALGDAVAAIDKAQQEIRLPGTIRGSFMGTAQAFKASLSNQPLLLAAALLVVYIVLGVLYESLIHPLTILSTLPSAGVGALLALLAFRTELSVIAFIGIILLIGIVKKNAILMIDFAIEVERREGKTPEESIFQACLLRFRPITMTTMAAMLGGLPLAIGMGTGSELRQPLGIAIVGGLLFSQLLTLYTTPVIYLYMDRARLRWERYRKGRAGLVETLMQD, encoded by the coding sequence ATGAGCATCTCAGCGCCGTTCATCCGCCGGCCGGTGGCCACCACGCTGCTGACGGTGGCCCTGGCCCTGCTGGGGGCCATCGCCTACACCTTCCTGCCGGTCTCGCCCCTGCCCCAGGTGGAGTTCCCCACCATCCAGGTCTCCGCCGGGCTGCCCGGCGCCAGCCCCGAGACCATGGCCTCCTCCGTGGCCACGCCATTGGAGCGCCAGTTCGGGCGCATCGCCGGCATCACGGAGATGACCTCGGCCAGCTCCCTGGGGGGGACCAACATCACCCTCCAGTTCGACCTCAGCCGGAACATCGATGCCGCGGGCCGCGACGTGCAGGCGGCCATCAACGCCGCCCGAGGCGACCTGCCCTCCAACCTGCCGAACAACCCCTCGTACCGGAAGGTGAACCCCGCGGACTCGCCCATCCTCATGCTGGCGCTGACCTCCAACCTGATCCCCCGGGAGCGCATGTACGACGTCGCTTCCTCGGTCCTGCAGCAGAAGCTGTCGCAGATCCAGGGCGTGGGCCAGGTCTTCGTGTGGGGCGGCGCCCTGCCCGCCGTGCGCGTGGACGTGAATCCGGCGGTCCTCAACGCCCAGGGCATGGCCCTGGAGGACGTCCGCCTGGCCATCGCCGGAGCCAACATCAACCGGCCGAAGGGGGACATCGCCAACGGCGGCACCACCTGGTCCCTGTCCACCACCGACCAGCTCATGAAGGCCGCGGACTACCAGCCGCTGATTGTGCGGTACCGGAACGGCAATGCCGTGCGCCTGTCGGACGTGGCCACGGTCACGGATTCCGTGGAGAACGTCCGCAACCGCGGGCTGTCCAACGGCGTCCCGGCCATCATCGTGCCCATCTTCCGCCAGCCGGACGCCAACATCATCGAGACCGTGGACCGGGTCCGCGCCATCCTCCCCCAGCTCCAGGCCTCGCTGCCGCCCACCATCGAGCTGAAAGTGCTCATCGATGCCACCCGCACCATCCGGGCCTCGGTGAAGGATGTCCAGGTGGCCATGAGCATCTCCATCGGCCTGGTGATCCTGGTGGTGTTCGTCTTCCTCCGCAGCGTGCGCTCCACGCTCATCCCCAGCGTGGCGGTGCCCATCTCGCTCATCGGCACCTTCGGTGCCATGTACATGCTGGGCTACACCATCGACAACCTGTCCCTGATGGCGCTCACCGTGGCCACGGGCTTCGTGGTGGACGACGCCATCGTGGTGGTGGAGAACATCACGCGCCACCTCGAGGGCGGCATGCAGCCCATGGAGGCGGCCCTCCATGGCGCCAAGGAGATCGGCTTCACCGTGGTCTCCATCAGCATCTCGCTCATCGCCGTGTTCATCCCCATCCTGCTCATGGGCGGCATCGTGGGCCGGCTCTTCCGCGAGTTCGCCGTGACGCTCTCCGTGGCCATCGTGGTGTCCATGGTGGTGTCCCTCACCACCACGCCCATGATGTGCTCCCGCCTGCTCCGCCCCCACAGCGAGGAGCGCCATGGCAGGGTCTTCCAGGCCACGGAGCGGGCCTTCCAGTGGATCATGCGGCACTACGAGACGTCGCTGGCCTGGGTGCTGCGGCACCAGCGCTTCACGCTGGGTGTGGCCCTGGGGACCATGCTGGCGACGGTGGGTCTCTACGTGGTCATCCCCAAGGGCTTCTTCCCCCAGCAGGACACCGGGCGCCTCACCGGCTCCATCCAGGCCGCCCAGGACATCTCCTTCGCGGGCATGGAGAAGCTGATGACGGGGTACGTGGCCATCGTGCAGGCCGATCCCGCCGTGGAGAACGTCACGGCCTTCATCGGCGGGGGCAACACGGGCCGCATGTTCGCCTCCCTGAAGCCCAACGATCAGCGGAAGGAGACCGCCGACCAGGTCATCGCCCGCCTGCGGGGGAAGACGGCCCATCTTCCGGGCGGCACCCTCTACATGCAGCCCGTCCAGGACATCCGCATCGGCGGCCGGCCCTCCAGCTCCCAGTACCAGTACACGCTCCAGGGCGACGATGCCCGTGAGCTCTTCGACTGGGCGCCCCGGGTACTCCAGAAGCTCCGCACAGTGCCCCAGCTGGCGGATGCCAATACGGACCTGCAGAACAAGGGCCTGGAGGCCTCCCTGGTCATCGACCGCGCCACCGCCTCCCGGCTGGGCATCACCCCCCAGGCCATCGACAGCACCCTCTACGACGCCTTCGGCCAGCGCTTCGTGTCCACCATCTACACCACCCTGAACCAGTACCACGTGGTGATGGAGGTGGACACGCCCTTCATGCAGACGCCCGACGGCCTCCGCCACACCTACGTGCGCTCCACCACCGGCGACCTGGTGCCCCTCAGCGCCTTCACGCGCCTGGAGCGTCGGAACACGGCCCTGTCCGTGAACCACCAGGGCCAGCAGCCCTCCGTGACCCTGTCCTTCAACCTGCCCCCGGGCGTGGCCCTGGGCGATGCGGTGGCCGCCATCGACAAGGCCCAGCAGGAGATCCGCCTGCCCGGCACCATCCGCGGCAGCTTCATGGGCACGGCCCAGGCCTTCAAGGCCTCGCTGTCGAACCAGCCGCTCCTGCTGGCCGCGGCCCTGCTGGTGGTCTACATCGTGCTGGGCGTGCTGTATGAAAGCCTCATCCACCCGCTGACCATCCTCTCCACCCTGCCCTCCGCGGGCGTGGGGGCCCTGCTGGCCCTGCTGGCCTTCCGCACGGAGCTGAGCGTCATCGCCTTCATCGGCATCATCCTGCTCATCGGCATCGTGAAGAAGAACGCCATCCTCATGATCGACTTCGCCATCGAGGTGGAGCGCCGGGAGGGCAAGACCCCCGAGGAATCCATCTTCCAGGCCTGCCTCCTGCGGTTCCGGCCCATCACCATGACCACCATGGCCGCCATGCTGGGCGGCCTGCCCCTGGCCATCGGCATGGGCACCGGCTCCGAGCTGCGGCAGCCCCTGGGCATCGCCATCGTGGGCGGCCTCCTCTTCAGCCAGCTCCTCACCCTCTACACCACCCCCGTCATCTACCTCTACATGGACCGGGCCCGCTTGCGGTGGGAGCGGTATCGGAAGGGGAGGGCCGGGCTGGTCGAGACCTTGATGCAGGACTGA
- a CDS encoding MdtB/MuxB family multidrug efflux RND transporter permease subunit yields the protein MNPSRPFILRPIATSLLMAGLLLVGLLAFRQLPVSALPQVDYPTIQVVTFYPGASPDVMASAITAPLERQFGQLPGLNRMSSSSSGGSSIITLQFVLDLNIDVAEQQVQAAVNAAGTYLPRDLPNPPIYSKINPADAPILTLALTSKTLPLSKVEDFADTRLAQKISQLPGVGLVSISGGQKPAVRIQANPTDLAAKGLTLGDVRTAVAASNVNQAKGSFDGLRQAYAIGANDQLLSSEDYRPLIIAYRNGAPVTLSDVALVQDDVENVRLAAWKNTTPAVILNIQRQPGANIIAVVDRVKDLMPQLRASLPAAVELTILTDRTVTIRASVEDVEFELMLTIALVVMVIFLFLRTLAATIIPSVAVPLSLVGTFGVMYLLGYSLNNLTLMALTISTGFVVDDAIVMIENIMRYIEEGEPPLQAALKGSGQIGFTILSLTVSLIAVLIPLLFMGDIVGRLFREFAVTLSVTILVSAVVSLTLTPMMCAKLLKHTPEAEQGRFYQSSERVFQRIIAFYGRTLTWVLKHQTGTLVVAVATLASTVLLYLVIPKGFFPVQDTGVLLGISEAPQTVSFPAMAERQQALAAEILKDPAVESLSSFIGIDGTNTTLNSGRIQINLKPLEQRGLSAIEVIHRLQPQLAKVEGIRLYLQPVQDLTVEDRVSRTQYQYTLEDADPKELGLWVPRFVERLSALPELRDVASDQQNAGLQIRIILDRATASRLGITPQMLDDALYDAFGQRQVSTMFTQLNQYRVVLEARPGQYQRPEDLQAIYVRSASGGSVPLSAFTRIETVSAPLAVNHQGQFPTATVSFNLAPGASLGDAVKAIQKARNELDLPPSIKAGFQGTAQAFGASLTNTPFLILAAVLTVYILLGVLYESYIHPITILSTLPSAGVGALLSLMLCRTDFSVIALIGIILLIGIVEKNAIMMIDFALEAERKDGKPPEEAIYQASLLRFRPIIMTTMAALLGGVPLALGTGVGAELRRPLGIAIVGGLIFSQVLTLYTTPVIYLAFDRLARRVRGLRRAPSE from the coding sequence ATGAACCCATCCCGGCCCTTCATCCTCCGGCCGATCGCGACCTCGCTGCTGATGGCCGGGCTGCTCCTGGTGGGCCTGCTGGCCTTCCGCCAGCTGCCCGTCTCCGCCCTGCCCCAGGTGGACTACCCCACCATCCAGGTCGTCACCTTCTATCCCGGCGCCAGCCCGGACGTGATGGCCTCGGCCATCACCGCCCCCCTGGAGCGCCAGTTCGGCCAGCTGCCGGGCCTGAACCGCATGTCCTCCTCCAGCTCCGGGGGCAGCTCCATCATCACCCTGCAGTTCGTGCTGGACCTGAACATCGACGTGGCCGAGCAGCAGGTGCAGGCCGCCGTGAACGCCGCGGGCACCTACCTTCCCCGCGACCTCCCCAATCCCCCCATCTACAGCAAGATCAACCCGGCCGACGCGCCCATCCTCACCCTGGCCCTCACCTCGAAGACCCTGCCCCTCTCGAAGGTGGAGGACTTCGCGGACACCCGCCTGGCACAGAAGATCTCGCAGCTGCCCGGTGTGGGCCTCGTCAGCATCAGCGGCGGCCAGAAGCCCGCAGTCCGCATCCAGGCCAACCCCACGGATCTCGCCGCCAAGGGCCTCACCCTGGGCGACGTCCGCACCGCCGTGGCCGCCAGCAACGTGAACCAGGCCAAGGGCAGCTTCGACGGCCTTCGCCAGGCCTACGCCATCGGCGCCAACGACCAGCTGCTCTCCAGCGAGGACTACCGGCCCCTCATCATCGCCTACCGGAACGGCGCCCCCGTGACCTTGTCCGACGTGGCGCTCGTGCAGGACGATGTGGAGAACGTGCGCCTGGCCGCCTGGAAGAACACCACCCCCGCCGTCATCCTCAACATCCAGCGCCAGCCCGGCGCCAACATCATCGCCGTGGTGGACCGGGTGAAGGACCTGATGCCCCAGCTGCGGGCCTCCCTGCCCGCCGCCGTGGAGCTCACCATCCTCACGGACCGCACCGTCACCATCCGGGCCTCGGTGGAGGACGTGGAGTTCGAGCTGATGCTCACCATCGCCCTGGTGGTCATGGTGATCTTCCTGTTCCTCCGCACCCTGGCGGCCACCATCATCCCCAGCGTGGCGGTGCCCCTCTCGCTGGTGGGCACCTTCGGGGTGATGTACCTGCTGGGCTACAGCCTGAACAACCTCACGCTCATGGCCCTCACCATCTCCACCGGCTTCGTGGTGGACGACGCCATCGTGATGATCGAGAACATCATGCGCTACATCGAGGAGGGCGAGCCGCCCCTCCAGGCGGCGCTGAAGGGCTCGGGCCAGATCGGCTTCACCATCCTGTCCCTGACCGTCTCGCTCATCGCGGTGCTCATCCCCCTGCTCTTCATGGGCGACATCGTCGGGCGCCTCTTCCGGGAGTTCGCCGTCACCCTCAGCGTCACCATCCTGGTGTCCGCCGTGGTGTCGCTCACGCTCACGCCGATGATGTGCGCCAAGCTGCTGAAGCACACGCCGGAAGCCGAGCAGGGCCGCTTCTACCAGTCCTCGGAGCGCGTGTTCCAGCGGATCATCGCCTTCTACGGCCGCACGCTCACCTGGGTCCTCAAGCACCAGACCGGCACTCTGGTGGTCGCCGTGGCCACCCTGGCCTCCACGGTGCTGCTCTACCTCGTCATCCCCAAGGGCTTCTTCCCCGTGCAGGACACGGGCGTGCTCCTCGGCATCTCCGAGGCCCCGCAGACCGTCTCCTTCCCCGCCATGGCCGAGCGGCAGCAGGCCCTCGCCGCGGAGATCCTCAAGGATCCGGCCGTGGAGAGCCTGTCCTCGTTCATCGGCATCGACGGCACCAACACCACGCTCAACAGCGGCCGCATCCAGATCAACCTCAAGCCCCTCGAGCAGCGGGGCCTCAGCGCCATCGAGGTCATCCACCGCCTCCAGCCCCAGCTCGCGAAGGTCGAGGGCATCCGCCTCTACCTCCAGCCCGTGCAGGACCTCACCGTGGAGGACCGGGTCAGCCGCACCCAGTACCAGTACACGCTGGAGGATGCGGATCCGAAGGAGCTGGGGCTGTGGGTGCCCCGGTTCGTGGAGCGGCTCTCCGCCCTGCCCGAGCTGCGGGACGTGGCCAGCGACCAGCAGAACGCCGGCCTCCAGATCCGCATCATCCTCGACCGCGCCACGGCCTCGCGCCTGGGCATCACGCCCCAGATGCTGGACGACGCGCTCTATGACGCCTTCGGCCAGCGGCAGGTCTCCACCATGTTCACGCAGCTGAACCAGTACCGCGTGGTGCTGGAGGCCCGCCCCGGCCAGTACCAGCGGCCCGAGGACCTCCAGGCCATCTACGTGCGCTCCGCCTCCGGCGGGTCGGTGCCCCTCAGCGCCTTCACCCGCATCGAGACCGTCTCGGCGCCCCTGGCCGTGAACCACCAGGGCCAGTTCCCCACAGCCACCGTGTCCTTCAACCTGGCCCCCGGCGCCTCCCTGGGCGATGCCGTGAAGGCCATCCAGAAGGCCCGGAACGAGCTGGACCTCCCACCCAGCATCAAGGCGGGCTTCCAGGGCACGGCCCAGGCCTTCGGCGCCTCGCTGACGAACACGCCGTTCCTCATCCTCGCCGCGGTGCTGACGGTCTACATCCTGCTGGGCGTGCTGTACGAAAGCTACATCCACCCCATCACGATCCTGTCCACCCTGCCCTCGGCCGGCGTGGGCGCCCTGCTCTCGCTCATGCTCTGCCGCACGGATTTCAGCGTCATCGCGCTCATCGGCATCATCCTGCTCATCGGCATCGTGGAGAAGAACGCCATCATGATGATCGACTTCGCGCTGGAGGCCGAACGCAAGGACGGCAAGCCCCCGGAAGAGGCCATCTACCAGGCGTCCCTGCTGCGGTTCCGGCCCATCATCATGACCACCATGGCGGCCCTGCTGGGCGGCGTGCCCCTGGCCCTGGGCACCGGTGTGGGCGCCGAGCTGCGCCGCCCCCTGGGCATCGCCATCGTGGGCGGCCTCATCTTCAGCCAGGTGCTGACGCTCTACACGACGCCCGTCATCTACCTGGCCTTTGATCGCCTCGCACGCCGCGTACGCGGCCTGCGCAGGGCCCCCTCGGAATGA
- a CDS encoding MdtA/MuxA family multidrug efflux RND transporter periplasmic adaptor subunit — MDANDPIQSPEAGAGRPAMFRGWRLWALLAAAAILALALFGRGGKKETGANPAGGRPVPVVAAQARQGDMPVSLTGLGTVTALSTVTVKSRVDGQLVRVAFTEGQMVRQGDLLAEIDPRPFQVQLMQSEGQLAKDRAAYQNALADLKRLQGLVEQGIISRQQLDTQSSSVAQYEATLKADQAQVESAKLNLTYSRITAPIAGRVGLRQVDAGNMVRASDASGLAVIAPVQPINVVFSVPADSIQKVLGQTAKGGKLPVEAWDRDLKSRLAAGSLAAIDNQVDPATGTVRLKALFTNDDRTLFPNQFVNARLLVDTLRRVVIVPTAAVQHSPQGAFVYVVKADGTAEMRTVEVLATDGDDTALKQGVTAGEAVVTDGLDKLRPGSKVLLPKPPAAKG, encoded by the coding sequence ATGGACGCCAACGATCCCATCCAGTCCCCTGAAGCCGGCGCCGGGCGCCCCGCTATGTTCCGCGGCTGGCGCCTCTGGGCCCTCCTGGCGGCCGCGGCGATCCTCGCCCTGGCCCTCTTCGGCCGCGGCGGGAAGAAGGAGACCGGCGCGAACCCCGCGGGCGGACGCCCCGTGCCGGTGGTGGCCGCCCAGGCCCGCCAGGGCGACATGCCCGTGAGCCTCACGGGGCTCGGCACCGTCACCGCCCTGAGCACCGTGACCGTGAAGAGCCGCGTGGACGGCCAGCTGGTGCGCGTGGCCTTCACCGAGGGCCAGATGGTGCGCCAGGGCGACCTGCTGGCGGAGATCGACCCCAGGCCCTTCCAGGTCCAGCTCATGCAGTCTGAGGGCCAGCTGGCCAAGGACCGGGCGGCCTATCAGAACGCACTGGCGGATCTGAAGCGCCTCCAGGGCCTGGTGGAGCAAGGCATCATCTCCCGGCAGCAGCTGGACACCCAGAGCTCCTCCGTGGCCCAGTACGAGGCCACCCTCAAGGCGGACCAGGCCCAGGTGGAGAGCGCCAAGCTGAACCTGACCTACAGCCGCATCACCGCCCCCATAGCCGGCCGCGTGGGCCTCCGCCAGGTGGACGCGGGCAACATGGTGCGCGCCAGCGATGCCAGCGGCCTGGCCGTCATCGCCCCGGTCCAGCCCATCAACGTGGTGTTCTCGGTGCCGGCGGACAGCATCCAGAAGGTGCTGGGGCAGACGGCCAAGGGCGGGAAGCTGCCCGTCGAGGCCTGGGACCGCGACCTCAAGAGCCGGCTCGCGGCAGGTTCCCTTGCGGCCATCGACAACCAGGTGGATCCCGCCACCGGCACGGTCCGGCTGAAGGCCCTCTTCACCAACGACGACCGCACCCTCTTCCCCAACCAGTTCGTGAACGCCCGTCTGCTGGTCGACACCCTGCGCCGGGTGGTCATCGTGCCCACGGCCGCCGTGCAGCACAGCCCCCAGGGCGCCTTCGTCTACGTGGTGAAGGCCGACGGGACCGCGGAGATGCGCACGGTCGAGGTGCTCGCCACCGACGGCGACGACACCGCCCTCAAGCAGGGAGTGACGGCCGGAGAGGCCGTGGTCACCGACGGGCTCGACAAGCTCCGCCCCGGCAGCAAGGTCCTGCTTCCGAAACCCCCGGCCGCGAAGGGCTGA
- a CDS encoding MarR family winged helix-turn-helix transcriptional regulator, giving the protein MQEQAPDPLHDAGLGTLAAAVRRTLKQVVWARLTPYGLSPQQFWVILVLLQKGPSSLHPLAQQVWMDDPTASRVVKAMVKGGWLTARPDPRHGRRILIDLAPGAVAKAHELQALARELHESMAAGLTQAQQDVLQSGLRTMIGNLEAMYSATLTQGTAKSMAPQP; this is encoded by the coding sequence ATGCAAGAACAGGCTCCCGACCCCCTTCATGACGCCGGCCTCGGAACCCTGGCCGCCGCCGTCCGCCGGACGCTCAAGCAGGTCGTCTGGGCCCGCCTCACCCCCTACGGGCTGAGTCCCCAGCAGTTCTGGGTGATCCTGGTGCTCCTCCAGAAGGGCCCCTCGTCGCTGCATCCTCTGGCCCAGCAAGTGTGGATGGACGATCCGACCGCCAGCCGCGTGGTGAAGGCGATGGTGAAGGGCGGCTGGCTGACGGCCAGGCCCGACCCCCGGCACGGCCGCCGCATCCTCATCGATCTGGCTCCGGGGGCCGTCGCCAAGGCCCACGAGCTCCAGGCCCTGGCCAGGGAGCTCCATGAGTCCATGGCCGCCGGCCTGACACAGGCGCAGCAGGATGTTCTGCAGAGCGGACTCCGGACCATGATCGGTAACCTGGAGGCCATGTACTCGGCCACCCTCACCCAGGGCACCGCCAAGTCCATGGCCCCACAGCCCTGA